Proteins from a single region of Desulfatirhabdium butyrativorans DSM 18734:
- a CDS encoding sensor histidine kinase, translating to MSVGYCIPPLLSLIGFAWLAVFTARFGAAFPGRNIFIGICILGCFLYIDVLLIFSVSSERIALWVSRIDHIFILYLIPLYLQFFSRYLGIDRYRGLIRIIYAAAVMLMLSAPTDWLIRGMKRHDFGYWAAGGDLYWLVGLCAACSTAIVFSMLLQAIRNESRALYRIKLVYMAIGFAFLGLLIGLNTLPILGLSIYPPGNFAFIPLTIFAFGLFRYDLLGMNLLVRRGLLYGLTSLVLSATYATTLWVLHLIFPASNNIWMLLITFVFFFGVGISIGPLQSWLRKRIDSLIGRDAGDYPAVILALSRDIVTIQESEVIVGLLVKTVYSAMNLTACAFYGGNDTTGCFEPTVCMHKESVRRPERAYCPQAILRQVFQNHPKAISAGIAKYRLEKKAQEALLSDFELLGASLIVPLVGRQRLHGLLMVSDKVSGEPFTAEDIKLLDILASQGALALENAAGIEKVRALNLELEKKVEERTRSLQEALEKTKRMQEQMIRSESLASIGTLVAGTAHELNNPLASADSLVQSVLEELVDQPDTGSEIVSDLEFVRKQLGKAREIIRSLLGLSRQNPDSSEMVHLQDVVSDALKVLGNRLKYSKIRIETLLAPDVPPLRGSFSELGQLVLNLIDNAFQSVDPEKGIVRIQVLVDFEGKRIIFDCDDNGPGVHPELRQSIFQPFFTTKAPGKGTGLGLYICHEIAARHGAEITVGESPLGGARFRVTFSGVMRDE from the coding sequence ATGAGCGTTGGATACTGCATTCCACCGCTGCTCAGCCTGATCGGGTTTGCCTGGCTTGCCGTGTTCACCGCGCGATTCGGAGCGGCATTTCCAGGACGCAACATCTTCATCGGGATTTGTATCCTGGGCTGTTTCCTCTATATCGATGTCCTGCTGATCTTCAGCGTGTCCTCCGAAAGGATCGCCCTGTGGGTCAGCCGCATCGACCATATCTTCATCCTCTATCTCATTCCGCTCTACCTGCAATTCTTTTCCCGATATCTGGGCATCGACCGTTACCGGGGCCTGATCCGGATCATTTACGCGGCAGCCGTGATGCTCATGCTGAGTGCGCCGACCGACTGGCTCATCCGGGGCATGAAGCGGCACGATTTCGGGTATTGGGCCGCAGGCGGTGATCTCTACTGGCTGGTGGGACTCTGTGCGGCATGCTCGACAGCCATCGTTTTTTCGATGCTTCTGCAGGCGATCCGCAACGAGTCCAGAGCTCTGTACCGCATCAAGCTCGTTTACATGGCCATCGGGTTTGCCTTTCTGGGGTTGTTGATCGGGCTCAACACCTTGCCCATTCTGGGGTTATCGATCTATCCGCCGGGAAATTTCGCCTTCATTCCGCTGACCATCTTCGCATTCGGCCTTTTCCGCTACGATCTTCTCGGCATGAACCTGCTGGTCAGAAGAGGACTGCTCTACGGCCTGACAAGCCTCGTGCTCAGTGCGACCTATGCGACGACCCTGTGGGTTCTGCATCTGATCTTTCCGGCGTCGAACAACATCTGGATGCTTCTGATCACCTTCGTATTTTTCTTTGGCGTCGGCATCTCGATCGGGCCTCTTCAGTCCTGGCTGCGCAAACGGATCGACAGTCTGATCGGAAGGGATGCCGGGGATTATCCCGCCGTGATTCTCGCCCTTTCCCGGGATATCGTCACCATCCAGGAATCGGAAGTGATTGTCGGGCTTCTGGTCAAAACCGTTTATTCCGCCATGAACCTGACGGCATGCGCTTTCTACGGTGGCAATGATACCACAGGATGTTTCGAGCCGACGGTATGCATGCATAAGGAATCGGTGCGGCGTCCGGAGCGGGCCTATTGCCCGCAGGCCATTTTGCGGCAGGTGTTTCAAAATCATCCCAAGGCGATTTCGGCGGGTATCGCCAAATACCGGCTGGAGAAAAAGGCCCAAGAGGCGCTGCTTTCCGATTTCGAACTTCTGGGCGCATCGCTCATCGTCCCGCTTGTCGGTCGGCAGAGGCTGCACGGGTTGCTGATGGTTTCCGACAAGGTTTCCGGAGAACCGTTTACAGCGGAAGACATCAAGCTTCTCGACATTCTGGCCAGCCAGGGCGCCCTGGCGCTGGAAAATGCGGCCGGCATCGAGAAGGTCCGGGCGCTCAATCTCGAACTGGAGAAAAAGGTCGAGGAGCGGACCCGCTCCCTTCAGGAAGCGCTGGAAAAGACCAAACGGATGCAGGAGCAGATGATCCGCTCGGAAAGTCTCGCCTCGATCGGCACGCTGGTTGCCGGTACGGCGCATGAGCTCAACAACCCGCTCGCATCCGCTGACAGCCTCGTCCAGTCGGTGCTGGAAGAATTGGTGGATCAGCCGGATACCGGCAGCGAAATCGTTTCGGATCTGGAATTTGTCCGGAAACAATTGGGAAAGGCCCGGGAAATCATCCGGAGCCTGCTTGGCCTGAGCCGCCAGAATCCGGACAGCAGCGAGATGGTCCATTTGCAGGATGTTGTCAGCGATGCGCTGAAAGTACTTGGCAACCGATTGAAATACAGCAAAATCCGGATCGAAACACTGCTCGCGCCCGATGTGCCGCCGCTCCGGGGGAGCTTTTCGGAGTTGGGCCAATTGGTGCTCAATCTGATTGACAATGCGTTTCAGTCGGTCGATCCTGAAAAGGGGATCGTTCGTATCCAGGTTTTGGTTGACTTTGAGGGCAAACGGATTATTTTCGACTGTGACGACAATGGGCCGGGGGTTCATCCGGAACTGCGCCAAAGCATTTTCCAGCCGTTTTTCACCACCAAAGCCCCAGGGAAAGGTACCGGGCTTGGCCTTTACATTTGCCATGAAATCGCCGCAAGGCATGGGGCCGAGATTACGGTAGGGGAGAGCCCCCTGGGCGGGGCCCGATTCCGGGTGACGTTTTCTGGCGTGATGCGTGATGAATGA
- a CDS encoding FmdB family zinc ribbon protein, which translates to MPIYEFRCLKCDHCFEFLTTNASDMVELKCEKCEATELERVVSKTNFVMTGGSGAGPSAASSTTRSCSTGSCTTYDIPGPR; encoded by the coding sequence ATGCCGATTTATGAATTTCGATGTTTGAAATGCGATCATTGTTTCGAGTTTCTGACCACCAATGCGTCCGACATGGTTGAACTGAAATGTGAAAAATGCGAGGCCACCGAACTCGAACGGGTGGTGAGCAAAACCAATTTCGTTATGACCGGCGGGTCCGGAGCGGGACCAAGCGCGGCTTCTTCCACAACGCGGTCCTGCTCTACGGGTTCCTGCACCACCTACGATATTCCGGGTCCCCGATAA
- a CDS encoding transcriptional repressor, with protein MKQLHTREREQCRELLQQEQVDRYEDRLQIMDAFLQTEHHVTCQDMVRQLEERGTPYSPDFVQDTLRLFYRLGFARKNRFDNGHVRYEHMHLGEHHDHLICTGCGAIVEFEDAQMEALQKQVAEKYGFEPLHHRMELYGICPQCRKRHVDGRVLALAKPGETLTIREVLGGPGARLRLRTMGLKVGDTLEVIANINRGQMAVAVGNTRFAIGRGLAQKILVSPLDEKGTPP; from the coding sequence ATGAAACAACTGCATACACGGGAAAGGGAACAATGCAGGGAGCTTCTGCAGCAGGAGCAGGTCGATCGCTACGAGGACAGGCTTCAGATCATGGATGCCTTTCTCCAGACCGAGCACCATGTGACCTGCCAGGATATGGTCCGCCAGCTCGAAGAACGGGGGACTCCCTATTCCCCGGATTTCGTGCAGGATACCCTTCGCCTGTTCTACCGCCTGGGCTTTGCCCGGAAAAACCGCTTCGATAATGGTCACGTCCGCTACGAGCACATGCATCTTGGCGAGCATCACGATCACCTGATCTGCACCGGATGCGGCGCGATCGTAGAATTCGAAGATGCGCAGATGGAAGCCCTTCAAAAACAGGTTGCCGAAAAATACGGGTTTGAACCGCTCCATCATCGGATGGAGCTCTATGGCATTTGCCCCCAATGTCGGAAACGGCATGTCGATGGCCGAGTCCTGGCTTTGGCCAAGCCCGGTGAAACGCTGACGATCCGGGAAGTGCTGGGCGGACCCGGGGCCAGGTTGCGCCTGAGAACGATGGGGCTCAAGGTCGGAGATACGCTCGAGGTCATCGCCAACATCAACCGGGGCCAGATGGCCGTTGCGGTCGGCAATACCCGCTTTGCCATCGGGAGGGGGCTTGCTCAGAAGATTCTCGTATCGCCCCTGGATGAAAAAGGAACCCCTCCATGA
- a CDS encoding FeoA family protein, with amino-acid sequence MSDELKMSLLREGQSAVVLRIGGSGAFRRRIFEMGIVKGTVIVVEKYAPLRDPIEIVVKGYHLSLRVEEAANIVVEPLPGKTSE; translated from the coding sequence ATGAGCGACGAATTGAAAATGAGCCTTCTCCGGGAGGGGCAAAGCGCCGTCGTGCTCAGGATCGGTGGAAGCGGCGCCTTTCGCAGAAGAATCTTCGAGATGGGGATCGTCAAAGGCACGGTGATCGTCGTCGAAAAATATGCCCCCCTGCGGGACCCCATTGAAATCGTCGTCAAAGGATACCACCTTTCCCTTCGGGTGGAAGAGGCCGCCAACATCGTTGTCGAACCCTTGCCGGGTAAAACTTCCGAATGA
- the feoB gene encoding ferrous iron transport protein B yields the protein MNTPVITVALAGNPNSGKTTMFNNMTGAHQKVGNWPGVTVEKKEGLIERFGFDLRIVDLPGTYSLTPFSIEEIVARNFVLEERPDVVIDIIDASNLERSLYLATQLREIDCRVLFALNMADMAMARGMKIDAEKLSELLDVPVVFTVGNRGEGVNELLSAAIRLAQEPFREPKGRRVKYSADIEAAIARLQAWLSDRAGDLLPYSPRWTAVKLLENDSVVAEKVFTVLADPLLREALEKLVASERSYIEDRYDDDPEIVMTDERYGFIAGIVKEVVSVSTRHRVDISRNIDRVLTNRFLGFPIFIFLIWAMFELTYSVGEIPKEWIGSGVELLKTMIERQLAEGWFKELLVNGVISGVGSVVVFLPNILILFLCISLFEDTGYMARAAFLMDKIMHTIGLHGKSFIPMLMGFGCNVPAIMAARTLESEKDRILTILITPFMSCSARLPIYIVIAGAFFAEKAGSVIFGIYLVGILLSIVTGRLLRCTLLKGQDAPFVMELPPYRVPMLKSVLIHMWERSKMFLKKMGNIILIGSIVVWALSAFPRMPEEPLAPVQANGTVARSDGGMPMAADREQADRIESERKAIQNRLAADRRLRQTEQSYMGRIGKWIEPVFLPIGIDWRGSVALMSGFVAKEIVVSTMGILYAYGGNADTEALSRTLAASGMTRRSALSFMVFVLIYLPCLATVAAIRRETGSIRWMMFSLVYSSLMAWVLAFAVYQAGRWIGW from the coding sequence ATGAATACGCCTGTCATCACTGTCGCGCTTGCCGGAAACCCCAATTCGGGCAAGACCACCATGTTCAACAACATGACCGGCGCCCATCAGAAGGTGGGTAACTGGCCCGGGGTGACCGTCGAAAAAAAGGAAGGGCTCATCGAGCGCTTCGGTTTTGATCTGCGCATCGTCGATTTGCCTGGCACATACAGCCTCACCCCTTTTTCCATCGAGGAAATCGTCGCCCGCAATTTCGTTCTCGAAGAACGTCCGGATGTCGTCATTGACATCATCGACGCTTCCAACCTGGAACGCAGCCTATATCTGGCCACCCAGTTGCGGGAAATCGACTGCAGGGTACTCTTTGCCCTCAACATGGCCGATATGGCCATGGCCAGGGGTATGAAAATCGATGCGGAAAAGCTCTCGGAACTGCTCGATGTTCCCGTGGTATTCACCGTTGGCAACAGGGGCGAGGGGGTGAACGAGCTGCTTTCCGCGGCCATCCGGCTGGCACAGGAGCCTTTTCGGGAACCCAAGGGCAGGCGGGTCAAATACAGCGCCGACATTGAAGCGGCTATCGCCAGATTGCAGGCATGGCTGAGCGATCGCGCAGGCGACCTGCTTCCCTATTCACCCCGATGGACGGCGGTGAAGCTGCTGGAAAACGATTCGGTCGTTGCCGAAAAAGTGTTTACGGTATTGGCCGATCCCCTCCTTCGGGAAGCGCTTGAGAAGCTGGTCGCATCCGAAAGGAGCTATATCGAGGATCGTTATGACGACGATCCGGAAATCGTCATGACGGACGAGCGTTACGGGTTCATCGCCGGCATCGTCAAGGAGGTCGTATCCGTATCCACCCGCCACCGGGTGGATATTTCCCGGAACATCGACCGGGTGCTCACGAACCGGTTTCTGGGTTTTCCCATTTTCATCTTTCTGATCTGGGCCATGTTCGAGCTGACCTACAGTGTCGGAGAAATTCCCAAGGAATGGATCGGTTCGGGAGTGGAGCTGCTCAAAACCATGATCGAGCGCCAACTTGCCGAGGGCTGGTTCAAGGAGCTGCTGGTCAACGGCGTCATTTCCGGTGTGGGAAGTGTCGTGGTGTTCCTGCCCAACATCCTGATTCTGTTCCTGTGCATCTCGCTGTTCGAGGATACCGGCTACATGGCCCGGGCCGCTTTCCTGATGGACAAGATCATGCACACGATCGGGCTGCACGGAAAATCCTTCATTCCCATGCTGATGGGCTTCGGCTGCAACGTGCCCGCCATCATGGCCGCCAGAACCCTCGAAAGCGAAAAAGACCGGATTCTCACCATTCTCATCACGCCCTTCATGTCCTGCTCGGCCCGTCTGCCGATATACATCGTCATCGCAGGTGCATTCTTCGCCGAAAAAGCCGGGAGCGTCATCTTCGGCATTTATCTGGTCGGTATCCTGCTTTCCATCGTCACCGGGAGGCTGCTGCGCTGCACCCTGCTGAAAGGACAGGATGCGCCATTCGTCATGGAGCTTCCGCCCTACCGGGTGCCGATGCTCAAGAGCGTTCTGATCCACATGTGGGAGCGAAGCAAGATGTTCCTCAAAAAAATGGGGAACATCATTCTGATCGGGTCCATCGTCGTATGGGCGCTGTCGGCCTTCCCCCGGATGCCGGAAGAACCGTTGGCGCCTGTCCAGGCGAATGGCACGGTGGCTCGCAGTGATGGCGGGATGCCTATGGCTGCGGATCGGGAACAGGCTGATCGGATTGAATCCGAGAGGAAGGCGATACAAAACCGGTTGGCGGCTGACCGGCGGTTGCGGCAGACGGAGCAATCCTATATGGGCCGGATCGGCAAATGGATCGAGCCGGTTTTTCTGCCGATTGGCATCGATTGGCGTGGCAGCGTGGCCTTGATGAGCGGCTTTGTGGCCAAAGAAATTGTTGTCAGCACGATGGGAATCCTCTATGCTTACGGGGGTAATGCGGATACGGAAGCCTTGTCCAGAACGCTTGCCGCATCCGGGATGACCAGGCGTTCGGCGCTCTCTTTCATGGTTTTTGTGTTGATCTATTTGCCGTGCCTCGCCACGGTGGCGGCAATCCGCAGGGAGACGGGCTCCATCCGCTGGATGATGTTCAGCCTGGTCTACAGTTCCCTGATGGCCTGGGTGCTGGCTTTTGCGGTTTACCAGGCGGGGCGATGGATCGGGTGGTGA
- a CDS encoding SH3 domain-containing protein, which yields MTRKNRWAFRFAGVILLMILLMPAESRVWALADRLSVTVREANVRSGPSLDSRVLWRADLYYPVQIIRKQGEWIQFRDYEGDQGWIHQSVVGPAPSVITIKENCNVRANPSLEAAVLFTLESGIPLKVSRKDGKWLYVETGFGKKGWIFDALVW from the coding sequence ATGACCCGAAAGAATCGATGGGCGTTTCGGTTTGCGGGAGTCATCCTGCTGATGATTCTGCTGATGCCGGCGGAATCACGGGTTTGGGCCCTTGCGGACAGGCTTTCGGTTACCGTTCGGGAGGCCAATGTGCGATCCGGCCCTTCCCTGGATTCACGGGTGTTGTGGAGAGCCGATCTGTACTATCCCGTCCAAATTATCCGGAAGCAGGGGGAGTGGATTCAATTCCGGGATTATGAGGGCGACCAGGGCTGGATCCATCAGTCCGTGGTCGGGCCGGCGCCAAGCGTCATCACCATCAAGGAAAATTGCAACGTCCGCGCCAATCCTTCTCTCGAAGCCGCTGTCCTGTTCACACTCGAAAGCGGTATCCCGCTCAAGGTTTCCCGGAAAGACGGCAAGTGGCTGTATGTGGAAACGGGTTTTGGCAAGAAGGGCTGGATTTTCGACGCCCTGGTGTGGTGA
- a CDS encoding adenosine kinase produces MKKPVVVGFGSALVDILISETDAFIEKTGIQKGGMVLAEEHELHAVLHQTTAEPVVVPGGSACNTMIGIAKLGGHARFVGKCGPGEMGGLFETHLVRDGVEARLEKSPTRTGRVVSIITPDAQRSMLTYLGASAEIIPEDIQPQCLEGASIAHIEGYLCHQGDLIHHIQALAKRSGVRICLDLASYTVIEAHRDKLNALIGQGIDILIANEDEAAAFTGAHTDMDQLRAMAKAAPIAVLKVGKRGSYIASQGRTVHVAGVGDGCALDSTGAGDLWAAGFLYGLSRGYSIEEAGKLASLCGYEVCQVMGAKISEEGWDRIRELARQLEAGA; encoded by the coding sequence ATGAAAAAACCGGTTGTGGTCGGCTTTGGCTCTGCGCTCGTAGACATTCTGATTTCGGAAACGGATGCGTTTATCGAGAAAACCGGAATCCAGAAAGGCGGCATGGTGCTTGCCGAGGAGCATGAACTGCACGCCGTTCTGCACCAGACAACGGCGGAGCCGGTCGTTGTCCCGGGAGGCTCGGCCTGCAATACCATGATCGGCATCGCCAAACTCGGCGGTCATGCCCGATTCGTCGGCAAATGCGGCCCTGGTGAAATGGGGGGGCTTTTCGAAACCCATCTTGTACGCGATGGCGTCGAGGCACGGCTCGAAAAATCGCCGACCCGGACAGGCCGGGTGGTATCGATCATCACCCCGGATGCCCAGCGTTCGATGCTGACGTATCTGGGCGCATCGGCAGAGATCATTCCCGAAGATATCCAGCCGCAATGCCTGGAAGGCGCATCCATCGCCCATATCGAAGGGTATCTGTGCCATCAGGGGGACCTGATTCACCATATTCAGGCACTGGCCAAGCGATCGGGGGTACGAATCTGTCTCGATCTGGCCAGTTACACGGTCATCGAGGCGCATCGCGACAAGCTCAATGCGCTCATCGGGCAAGGGATCGATATCCTGATTGCCAACGAAGACGAGGCTGCGGCTTTCACAGGTGCGCATACCGATATGGATCAGCTCCGGGCAATGGCCAAGGCTGCGCCAATTGCGGTGTTGAAAGTCGGCAAACGGGGCAGCTATATCGCCAGTCAAGGGCGGACCGTTCATGTGGCCGGTGTCGGAGACGGTTGCGCGCTCGACAGCACCGGAGCGGGTGACCTGTGGGCCGCCGGTTTTCTCTATGGTCTGAGCCGCGGCTATTCTATCGAGGAGGCCGGGAAATTGGCTTCTTTGTGTGGATACGAAGTCTGCCAGGTCATGGGCGCCAAAATATCGGAAGAAGGATGGGATCGTATCCGGGAACTGGCAAGACAGTTGGAAGCCGGGGCGTAG
- a CDS encoding tetratricopeptide repeat protein codes for MQKKVSRKQLLKEPDEFLTLSARLLQWIAAYQSRILIGVAVLLGIGIVFSGYQMLNRSWEKEAFTKLDSLTTRFETVKKSDGAAKAYESVQKDFDAFLADASRRTAGKMGLILWGHMCMSAGQTEKAIEIYSRAKEAFEGNPLFAAVAQSALGHAYLNHSDMDKAMAAFESLIASGGDGAKLVAEDALIQLSAISRQRKDEPKSRQYLQQLLKDYPNTMYKEMATGLLNG; via the coding sequence ATGCAAAAGAAAGTTTCCCGCAAGCAATTGTTGAAGGAGCCGGACGAGTTTCTGACGCTGTCCGCCCGTCTGCTGCAGTGGATTGCAGCGTATCAGAGCCGGATATTGATTGGTGTTGCCGTATTGCTCGGTATCGGGATCGTGTTTTCCGGATATCAAATGCTCAACCGTTCCTGGGAAAAGGAAGCGTTTACGAAGCTCGACAGCCTGACGACCCGCTTTGAAACGGTGAAGAAATCCGATGGCGCGGCCAAGGCCTATGAATCGGTCCAGAAGGATTTCGATGCGTTTCTTGCGGATGCCTCACGAAGAACCGCCGGGAAGATGGGCCTGATTCTCTGGGGACATATGTGCATGAGCGCCGGACAGACGGAAAAGGCCATCGAGATATACAGCCGGGCAAAGGAGGCTTTCGAAGGGAATCCCCTGTTTGCTGCGGTTGCCCAATCCGCCCTTGGCCATGCCTATCTGAATCATTCCGATATGGACAAGGCGATGGCCGCATTTGAGAGTTTGATCGCATCCGGTGGCGATGGTGCGAAGCTTGTTGCGGAAGATGCGCTGATCCAGCTTTCGGCCATTTCCAGACAACGCAAGGATGAACCCAAAAGCCGCCAGTACCTGCAGCAATTGCTGAAGGATTACCCCAATACCATGTACAAGGAAATGGCGACCGGACTGCTGAACGGTTGA